The Falco biarmicus isolate bFalBia1 chromosome 1, bFalBia1.pri, whole genome shotgun sequence DNA segment AACAAGCTGTAACGTGAATTTATGGCTCTTGCAGTGGCCAGCCATTTTCAGGATGTGAAGCTACATTCACCGACTGCAAACGGTACAGTGAAAGGCACATCAAAGACTACAGCTTCACTATGTAATCAGATCAATGGAAATCGATTTTCAAGTGCTGAGCAAccacagcctggagaagaggataTTTAGgctcagctgaaaaaaaaaaaaaaaaaaaaaaaaaaaaaaggtcagacTATCAAAAGAGCTCAGCATCCAAACAGCTGAGCCTCTTGTGCAGAGTTTGGCTTTCTCAGGGGGAAATTTTAAAGCCTAAAGGTGCAGAGAACCCATTTCAGTTCCTTCGCATAAAGATCTAAATGCAAAAACCCATGTTCCTTTAAACAATATGCTCTTTTTACTTACAGATTATGCTGATGAATCAGAATAAATAATCCATTTAAGGCTAGAAGACTGATTGCTCCACCTGTAAGAAAGCAGGCAGGTATCAACacaataaacattaaaaaaaccccaaaacataaaaatcagCTTCTAGATGTTTCTATTATAAAACTTTCCCAGAAGGAACACAAAACTAATGAGTACCCGAAATCAGAGCCAGCATGATGGCTGTATCGCAATTTCATCTAAAACCTTCCAAAGGCTCACAAGTTTCTTACAAAGATTCAGCTGTGGTTTAGAACAACAGACTCCAAAAGACTGAGACACAAAAACATGCTGCTCTAATCACCCAAGAAAGCCACACTGGGGAGGCGCAGGTCTCCTCAGAAAGGCCATTTCTGTAAGGAATCCATGCATCCCGTGTCCAGATGCAGCCCAGGGATCAGCAGCGCTGCTGAGCTGTATATTTACACGAAATCCTTTCAATATTCCACTCTTCCTAAAGTCTTAAATATGATTTTCCTTACACACAAGGAACACCACCACTGATAAACGCAGGCAAAACCATCTCACAACGAAGCTCACCCTAGCTCCTTAGCTTCATCCCAGCCAAAAATACATCTGTTTCATCACTTGGGCTGTGGTTCTGCATCCAGCAGACTTCCCAAGTCAGTCTGCAGTGTGCCACAGGTACGCATCACAAAGGACACAAAGCCTGTTTTCACTCACCTATGCCATAGGCCACTGTCAAGAAGTCTGTCATGAGAGTGGGTTCATTCATGTAAGGCAGGATGGAGTCATGCATAATAACAAGAACTTTTTTGTAAAGGCCAGCGGGTAGCTGTGAAGGATGAAACAATACAGTGAAATAACCATTGCAGGGAgaatgcagagagcagcagcagcccacagctgttCCCAGTGTTCTCAAATGGGAGAGTTTACAAGTGACACCTGACAATCAAGTTCATTCAAAGTTCAAAGCAGCAGGTGCTCACAACTTGTCATCTTGGGGGGGAAAGTCAACAGCAAAAAGGCTTGGGAACCTTCAGCTTATGAACAGAGGTGGTCACACTGCAAGTCACCAATCACGGGCTGACTTGTTTAAGGTgcaaaaaaaaggctgagagtAAGAAGAAATAGACCATATATGAAGTCATGTTTCGTGGCAGAAGAATGATCCAGCAGAAATGGGGACTGGGCTGCTCCCATCCGACACTGAAAGCATAGCAGGGTCCTACCAGGAGCTCCAAGCAAGGGCAGCCATAGCCTCTAAGGATTAGTAATTGAACAGTGATACAGACTGGTGGCAGAAGTAACACTCACCTTGTGCTTCAAAAAACTGAGCCACATTTTTTCAAACGCCTGCTTGTGTGCcttaaaacagaattgcaaaTGGTGAATTAAAACAGGCTAGCATAGACATTTTAGATAGATACAATTTCAGCTCTGAAGTATCACATGAACAGTTACCTGCAGCTTCGACACTTTCAGTTCTTCCCAGTTATctaagaagaaagggaaaacagataCTGAACTTGAAACGgatgtttaaaaacaattaagatGACCCTTTTATACTTAGTTCTTTGATACCCTAAAAATCTGGGCTGAAGTCCACGCCTTGATACAAGGCCATGACAGACCCCACTATAGATTGAGGAATGTAGATTTTGCAATAGTGTTTGGAATCACTGTGATCACAGCAGCTGacatttttcattagaaaataataaagtctTCACACAGTAAGAATCCCAAACCTGATTTTCCTTTCCATACGTAGTTCATCACGTGGAGCTTACTAACCTTGCTTCACCAGAAATTTGACCATGTCACTCTCTTTGTTCGGCATGTTAATGGGCGAAATGAGGGAAAACACATTCTGCTGGTAAAATGGTAGCGGcctctgagaaaaaaagcatataatCAAACATGAAGCAAGTTCGACAACAGATCGCAAAATGCTGGCCTTCAATATTGCCCTATTTCCCAAGCACTGAATatatttaagacagaaaaaaatgctgatagCTAATCTACATACCGGTATATTCTCTATTGCTGCTTCAGCCTAGACTATTGTTTGCTTGCCTAACACAAAACTCATCTCCAAACTAACTGTGGTTTAACAAAACTGGTGGATCTGATTAAAACCAATTCTTCTTCTGCACCAGAGACAGAACAGCATTAGAAGCTCGGTGTGGGCTACCCAAGCTGCAGAGACTCGAGTaaagcagcagctacagccTAGACCAGAAGGATGTGCAATAACAACCGTATACGTCTTGAACCACTTCCTATTTCAGACTAAAGGCAGTCTTAGCGTAACCGACACACGCTGTCAGCAAGAAAAAGATTGAAGAAACAATTCCTTCAAGTGGGCACACTCCTTTCTGTTGCTTCCGAGGCCTTTCCATACACTGCCAGTCCCTCCCCACTTCACACACAAGATAGGTGTTTCAGAGCAGTTTATCCAGACCCGCCCCAGCAGTAACAAGGTTACCTCTTTTGTCTTTTGCATGACTTGTGCGATACTCCCAGTGACCGCCTTTATGACAAAGTACCGAATGTCATCGTACTCCATGTATTCTTGAAAGCGAGAAATCAGGAGCGAAGCATCCTCGTTTATGGGAAGTAAACCATCAACAACTACCTAACAAAAGGTTTGTAAAGGAAAGCAACAGGTCAGTCTCTGACAATACTGGAGCAGTCAGCAAGCTGTGGGGGCTGAGGGCACCCCCCATCCCTCCAAAAGGCAGCTAGCCCGGCTGCATGTTGCTTGCCCCAGAGCAACGTTCACAAGCCATTGTGGCCGGCCCGCctgacctccaggatgagcccCTTCTAGCAGAGACAACGACGCGGTGGCTGAACCTGGGGCAGCGCTCTCCCTCTATCTCCCATCCCCTCCAAGTGAGGCTAGGCACCCCAAAACGCCGCCCCAGACCCAGTGCCCCACAAACGCTGGGGAACGCGGCTCGAACCTCTGCGGGGCAGCTGGTCCCACAGGTGTCCCCTCACCAGGGACAGGCGCTGCCGGTGCCCTCTCTGGAGCACAGCCCCCCTGCACCGAAGCCCTCCCAGACCTCAGCCCTGGAGCCGAGCAGGACGGCAGCCGCCCGGGGAGCCCTGCGGCCGCGCTCACCTTCAGCCGCTCCCGCGGGAAGGTCCGGCTCCCCTGCCGCTCCGCTGCCACCAGCGGGTGCTTCGCCTCCAGCTCCACAAACCTCATGAGAGTACAGAGCGCCAGttcctttaaaacagaataaaaaaaaaaaaaaacaacctcccGCCTCaaggagggcagcagggctcacCCCGACGGGGGCAGCTTCTGGCGGCGGGAGGATGAGCGAAACGTCCTTCCCGGGGCGGCCCAGCACTgcccccccggcggggcagggcccCCGGTAACCGCTGGGGCAGCGCAgggccccgggcagggccgcCGCGGCGGCTCGGGCCTACCTTGAGGCAGAAGGCGCCGTGCCCCATCAGCTCGGCCAGGCCAGCCACGCACTCCTGGTAGCGGTGCCGCATCCACGCCTTGTACTTGTCCTCGGCGCTGCCGCTCCCTGCGGGGCGAAGGCAGGCGCGGCTAGAGGACGGCTCCGGCCAGGCCGCCCCCGCGGCACCCCCGGCACTCACCGGCGAGGCAGGCCTCctcggcgggcagcggcccggccagcagctccccgcgCTCCAGCAGCGCCCCGAAGAGCCGGCCGCAGGCCCGGGCGGCGCACGCGGCATCCTCCTCGTCCTCCCCGCCCTGCGGGACAGGCGGCTGTGAGGGGCGCCGAGGGGCGCgcagcggcggccccgcggcccccgccccccccggcccgcaccagcagctccagcagctcgAAGACGCGGTTGGCGCTGGCGCGGCTGCCCAGCACGGCCTGCACGcaggcggccgcggcggcggcccgcGCCATGCTGCCGGCGTGGAGGGCGGCgcgcggggggagggggccgcGGCAGCCCCGCCCACagccgctccgctccgcccaCAGCCGGGGCCCCCACGAGCGCTCCACCCGCGGCCGCTCCGCCCCCCCGGTGGCACCGAAGGCAGGGCGGGGCGGCAGCACCGAACTGCACGCGGCAGCACACTGGCAGGTGGGACACGCGCTCCTGCTCGTCCTACCGCCTCACGGCCTACCGCTTGCGCGTCAGGTACTACACATCGGAACTACTGCACACGGAACCATCGCCGCCCCACGCCCCGAGCGAGGCCGGCACAGCGGCGTGGCCGGCGCCTGGCCCCGCGCTCCCGCAAGTACGAGCCGACACCCCGCAGCGAGCCGGGGCGAAGGCAGCGAGACTGCGGgacccccgccgccccccccagcgcaggcagcagccccccgcagcgccccgCCAGCGGCCAAGGCGAGGCGCAGGCAGCAGCCAAGCGGTATAAACCAGAATGAAACCCCAGCAACAAGCGAGGAAGGTGCTCCCAGCGTGAGCCCGCCGCAGGGGCCGCACCGTCCCGCCTAACGGACGTACAGGGGCAGGAACGAGAGATATGCTCCCTTGCCTTGACACAGGCTCCCCTCCTAAAAGAGTCAAAAGATCACagaatggaaaaattattttaaaaccatctcAGCAAAGGAATGTTATAATTTTGTCGGAATTTTACACATGGTGCAGTTGTATGGCCAAAGTAAAATCAATCCATTCAAGCCACCGGGAGCTTTTTGATTCCTCACTCAGTGCTGTCTGCACACCAagtctgtttttcattttatgcaagaaaaccaaagaaaacgCCCACAGTTCTATGCAGctttttgcttggctttttgtttgttttttttgtttgtttgttttggttggttttttttcataacaataAGGCAAACTGATTTGGAGGAAGAGGCCACACTCTTTTCACATCCAAAATACCCACCTGAAGATACATTCATCATTAGCTTTAGTAAAAGAATAGTACAAAAGTTAGATCTTATTCTTTACACAGTTGAAGAATTAAGTCTTAGATTTAATTTCACTactctccccttcccccagtgccccccaccccaccccgaaGCTGGAAGCTGAGGAGTAGAAAGTACTGAACATTTAAACATGTTGCAAGAGCAGA contains these protein-coding regions:
- the NOC4L gene encoding nucleolar complex protein 4 homolog codes for the protein MARAAAAAACVQAVLGSRASANRVFELLELLGGEDEEDAACAARACGRLFGALLERGELLAGPLPAEEACLAGSGSAEDKYKAWMRHRYQECVAGLAELMGHGAFCLKELALCTLMRFVELEAKHPLVAAERQGSRTFPRERLKVVVDGLLPINEDASLLISRFQEYMEYDDIRYFVIKAVTGSIAQVMQKTKERPLPFYQQNVFSLISPINMPNKESDMVKFLVKQDNWEELKVSKLQAHKQAFEKMWLSFLKHKLPAGLYKKVLVIMHDSILPYMNEPTLMTDFLTVAYGIGGAISLLALNGLFILIHQHNLEYPDFYKKLYSLLDPSIYHVKYRARFFHLTDLFLSSSHLPAYLVAAFIKRLSRLALTAPPEALLMIIPFICNLFRRHPACSVLVHRPNGPAGMSEDPYIMEEEQPSQSRALESSLWEIQTLQNHYHPDVAKAAAILNHSLSEIEDDLSGLLELSAYELFDKEVKKKAIDVPLEFEQVRGLFGKKNDIFAEHFTLD